In Epinephelus lanceolatus isolate andai-2023 chromosome 13, ASM4190304v1, whole genome shotgun sequence, the following are encoded in one genomic region:
- the fosab gene encoding v-fos FBJ murine osteosarcoma viral oncogene homolog Ab encodes MMFTSFNTECDSSRCSTASPSGDNVGYFPSPAGSYSSMGSPQSQDFTDLTASSASFIPTVTAISTSPDLQWMVQPLISSVAPSHRPHPYSPSPAYTRPGMRSASKAHNSAKRGRAEQCSPEEEEKKRVRRERNKQAAAKCRNRRRELTDSLQAETDQLEDEKSNLQNDIANLLKEKERLEFILAAHQPICKIPSELDSDFSVVSLSPAHPCLSTAVSSQSETTIPKATAIASSQPTYTSTSNSLFSTTSSVLSTATISSSAVKMADLESSVLEESLDLLAKTEMESARSVPEVDLSNSLYTTQDWEPLHATANNGDFEPLCTPVVTCTPACTTYTSSFVFTFPEAETFPTCGIAHRRGSNSNDQSSDSLSSPTLLAL; translated from the exons ATGATGTTTACCTCTTTCAACACGGAGTGCGATTCCTCCCGCTGCAGCACCGCTTCCCCGTCCGGGGACAATGTGGGATACTTTCCGTCACCAGCCGGATCTTACTCCAGCATGGGATCCCCCCAGTCTCAG GATTTCACTGACCTGACAGCATCAAGTGCCTCCTTCATCCCCACTGTCACAGCCATTTCAACAAGCCCGGATCTGCAGTGGATGGTCCAGCCTTTGATCTCCTCAGTGGCCCCCTCTCACAGACCTCACCCCTACAGCCCCAGCCCAGCATACACCAGACCAGGCATGAGGTCTGCATCCAAGGCTCATAACTCTGCCAAGAGGGGCAGAGCAGAACAG TGTTCacctgaggaggaagagaagaagagagttCGCAGAGAGAGGAACAAGCAGGCAGCAGCCAAATGCCGCAACAGGAGGAGAGAGCTTACAGACAGTCTGCAAGCT GAAACTGATCAGCTGGAGGATGAGAAGTCCAATCTGCAGAATGATATTGCTAATCTGTTGAAGGAGAAGGAAAGGCTTGAGTTCATTCTGGCTGCCCATCAGCCCATCTGCAAAATCCCCTCAGAGCTGGACAGTGACTTCTCTGTGGTCTCCCTTTCTCCCGCCCACCCCTGCCTGTCCACCGCCGTGTCCTCCCAGTCAGAGACCACCATCCCTAAGGCAACCGCTATCGCTTCCAGCCAGCCAACCTACACCTCAACCTCCAATTCCCTCTTCTCCACTACAAGCTCCGTCCTCTCCACCGCCACCATCTCCAGCAGCGCCGTCAAGATGGCAGACCTGGAGTCCTCTGTCCTGGAGGAGTCTCTGGACCTGCTGGCAAAGACGGAGATGGAGTCAGCGCGGTCAGTCCCAGAGGTCGACCTGTCCAACTCCCTGTACACAACTCAGGACTGGGAGCCCCTTCATGCCACAGCCAATAACGGTGACTTTGAGCCCCTGTGCACGCCCGTGGTGACCTGCACACCAGCCTGCACCACCTACACGTCTTCGTTTGTGTTTACCTTCCCAGAGGCTGAGACCTTCCCCACCTGTGGCATCGCCCACAGGAGAGGAAGCAACAGCAACGACCAGTCCTCCGACTCCCTCAGCTCCCCTACCCTGCTGGCCCTTTAA